One Sphaeramia orbicularis chromosome 21, fSphaOr1.1, whole genome shotgun sequence DNA window includes the following coding sequences:
- the LOC115412355 gene encoding CCR4-NOT transcription complex subunit 9-like, whose translation MLATGAAVTNVTALAQVDREKIYQWINELSSPETRENALLELSKKRESVPDLAPMLWHSCGTIAALLQEIVNIYPSINPPTLTAHQSNRVCNALALLQCVASHPETRSAFLTAHIPLFLYPFLHTVSKTRPFEYLRLTSLGVIGALVKTDEQEVINFLLTTEIIPLCLRIMESGSELSKTVATFILQKILLDDTGLAYICQTYERFSHVAMILGKMVLQLSKEPSARLLKHVVRCYLRLSDNLRAREALRQCLPDQLKDSTFAQVLKDDATTKRWLAQLVKNLQEGQVTDARGIPLAPQ comes from the exons ATGCTGGCCACAGGAGCT GCTGTAACTAATGTCACAGCCCTGGCGCAGGTAGACAGGGAGAAGATCTACCAATGGATCAATGAGTTATCCAGCCCAGAGACCAGAGAAAATGCTTTGTTGGAGCTGAGCAAGAAGCGTGAATCTGTGCCAGATCTGGCACCCATGCTGTGGCACTCCTGTGGCACTATTGCTGCTCTCTTGCAG GAAATTGTGAACATCTATCCATCCATAAACCCACCTACACTCACAGCCCACCAGTCAAACAGAGTCTGCAATGCCTTGGCACTTCTGCAGTGCGTCGCTTCACACCCAGAGACACG GTCTGCTTTCCTCACTGCTCATATCCCTCTTTTCCTCTATCCTTTTCTGCACACTGTGAGCAAAACGCGACCCTTTGAATATCTGCGACTTACAAGCCTTGGGGTCATAG GAGCCTTGGTCAAAACAGATGAGCAAGAGGTGATCAACTTTCTGCTGACCACTGAAATCATCCCTCTTTGTCTTCGCATCATGGAATCAGGAAGTGAACTTTCTAAAACG GTTGCTACGTTCATATTACAGAAAATCCTGTTGGACGACACCGGACTGGCCTATATATGTCAGACATATGAACGTTTCTCTCACGTGGCCATGATCCTT GGTAAAATGGTGCTCCAGCTCTCTAAAGAGCCGTCTGCTCGTCTACTCAAACATGTTGTTCGCTGCTACCTCCGTCTCTCAGATAACCTCAG AGCCAGAGAAGCGCTGCGCCAGTGTCTACCGGACCAGCTCAAAGACAGCACCTTCGCCCAGGTTCTGAAGGACGACGCCACCACCAAACGCTGGCTGGCACAGCTGGTGAAGAACCTGCAGGAGGGTCAGGTGACCGACGCAAGAGGCATTCCACTGGCACCACAGTAG